From a single Notolabrus celidotus isolate fNotCel1 chromosome 7, fNotCel1.pri, whole genome shotgun sequence genomic region:
- the LOC117816398 gene encoding uncharacterized protein LOC117816398, which yields MDRLLFYVAVIWGAASYSYVGTSGSVLKTVKAGDNITLYCDCQISTGVFIMWYRNCSHENQPSLIIRTKFEHGFYSGVKDFLNPVPRLHFVKNQSSESYDLLIQNITGSEEGLYYCGTEQQNVEDKDKITHGRIYSYGNVTRIMINSSVQVSNHHETCVDCGMCWILLFSLCPTFAVLSSLFSFLLGHHCCLKKAEQVDEKIANSRHQTRGNQDEDVCYAALEIRTPSQRLRKKKTQSSDFSTYSAIRTSRI from the exons ATGGACAGGCTGCTATTTTATGTCGCTGTTATCTGGG GAGCTGCTTCATACAGCTATGTTGGGACATCTGGATCAGTGTTAAAGACAGTCAAAGCAGGAGACAACATCACTCTCTACTGTGACTGCCAAATTTCTACTGGAGTATTCATAATGTGGTACAGGAACTGCTCTCATGAAAACCAACCTTCTCTCATTATTAGAACCAAATTTGAACATGGATTTTACTCTGGAGTCAAAGACTTTTTGAATCCTGTCCCTCGATTGCACTTTGTGAAGAACCAGTCCTCTGAATCCTACGACCTGCTAATTCAGAACATCACCGGGTCAGAGGAGGGACTGTATTACTGTGGAACTGAACAGCAGAATGTAGAAGATAAAGATAAAATTACTCATGGACGCATTTACAGTTATGGAAATGTCACAAGGATTATGATAA actccAGTGTCCAAGTCTCCAATCACCATGAAACTTGTGTGGACTGTGGCATGTGCTGgattcttcttttctctctgtgtccaaCTTTTGcagttctctcctctctgttctcatTTCTACTGGGTCATCACTGCTGTCTGAAAAAAG CTGAACAAGTTGATGAGAAAATTGCCAACTCCAGACACCAAACAAGAGGAAACCAG GATGAAGATGTGTGCTATGCTGCCCTGGAAATCCGAACCCCATCACAGAGactaaggaaaaagaaaacacagagttcTGACTTCAGCACCTACTCTGCGATCCGTACCTCAAGGATATAA